A DNA window from Luteolibacter luteus contains the following coding sequences:
- a CDS encoding Gfo/Idh/MocA family protein, whose translation MQRRPFLATLGATAAALTTGARAQEGGEKKLGWALVGLGSLSTHQLAPAFAKTKHCRLSSIVTGTPAKAEEWKKKYSIPDSHVYNYETFDKIAENPDVDVIYVVLPNSMHEEFVIRGAKAGKHVFCEKPMANTADECRRMIAAMKAAGKQLGVGYRCQYEPHHRECMRLAREKTFGDLKFIDAGFGFQIGDPTQWRLRKKLAGGGALMDVGIYALQACRYIAGEEPVEVIAQEVKTDLQKFAEVDETISWSMKFASGVVASVMTTYAFNGANYFTATCQGGRFGMDPAYSYDGLKGWTSRPDVKIEFPAVDHFATEMDAFAEAVIAGKPFAPSGEEGLKDLLVIEAIYQSIKEGKAVKVGAV comes from the coding sequence ATGCAACGCCGCCCCTTCCTCGCCACCCTCGGTGCCACTGCCGCCGCCCTGACCACCGGAGCCCGTGCCCAAGAAGGCGGGGAGAAAAAGCTGGGTTGGGCGTTGGTCGGACTGGGCTCGCTGAGCACCCATCAACTGGCTCCTGCATTTGCGAAGACGAAACATTGCAGGCTTTCCTCGATCGTTACCGGCACGCCTGCCAAGGCGGAGGAATGGAAGAAGAAATACTCCATCCCGGACAGCCACGTTTACAACTACGAGACCTTCGACAAGATTGCGGAGAATCCCGACGTGGATGTGATCTACGTGGTGCTTCCGAACTCGATGCACGAGGAGTTCGTGATTCGCGGGGCCAAGGCGGGAAAGCATGTCTTCTGCGAGAAGCCGATGGCGAACACCGCGGACGAGTGCCGCCGGATGATCGCTGCGATGAAGGCGGCGGGCAAGCAACTCGGAGTGGGCTACCGCTGCCAGTATGAACCTCACCACCGGGAGTGCATGCGCTTGGCGCGGGAGAAGACATTCGGTGATCTCAAGTTCATCGATGCCGGTTTCGGTTTTCAGATCGGCGATCCGACCCAATGGCGCCTTCGCAAAAAGCTTGCCGGAGGCGGTGCCCTGATGGACGTGGGCATCTATGCACTCCAAGCGTGCCGCTACATCGCCGGGGAGGAGCCCGTGGAGGTCATCGCGCAGGAGGTCAAAACAGACCTGCAGAAGTTTGCCGAGGTGGATGAGACCATCTCGTGGTCAATGAAGTTTGCTTCAGGTGTGGTGGCTTCGGTGATGACTACCTATGCTTTCAACGGAGCGAATTACTTTACCGCGACCTGCCAGGGCGGGCGCTTCGGAATGGATCCGGCTTACAGCTATGATGGCTTGAAGGGATGGACTTCGAGGCCGGACGTGAAGATCGAATTTCCCGCGGTGGATCACTTCGCGACCGAGATGGACGCCTTTGCCGAAGCGGTTATCGCCGGCAAGCCCTTCGCGCCCTCCGGTGAAGAAGGTTTGAAGGATCTGTTGGTTATTGAGGCGATCTATCAATCGATCAAGGAGGGCAAGGCGGTGAAGGTTGGAGCGGTCTGA
- the rpoC gene encoding DNA-directed RNA polymerase subunit beta', whose translation MNVDTNLRELFGVDERPEAFDQVSITVASPDVIRSWSKGEVKNPETINYRTFKPEKGGLFCERIFGPTRDWECACGKYKRIKHKGVVCDRCGVEVTLSRVRRERMGHIELAVPVSHIWFYKCMPSRIGLVLDISARHLERVIYYEDYVVTEPGNTPLERGQLLTENELRDAEDAYGESSFRASMGAEAIQDLLAQVDLVDLAKQLEQELETTRSKQNKKKLSKRLKITQGFAQSKSRPEWMIQTVLPVIPPDLRPLVPLEGGRFATSDLNDLYRRVINRNNRLKNLLQLKTPEVIIRNEKRMLQEAVDALFDNGRHGRAVTGAGNRPLKSLSDMLKGKGGRFRQNLLGKRVDYSGRSVIVIGPDLTLNQCGLPKKMALTLFEPFIIRRLKELGYCHTVRSAKKMIDRKTPEVWDILAEVTKGHPVFLNRAPTLHRLSIQAFEPKLIEGEAIRVHPLVCTAYNADFDGDQMAVHVPLSVEAQMEARQLMLAPNNIFSPASGRPITTPSQDIILGAYYLTWAPVRTQKDREKQEHLPLFENSSEVEFAIASRKVGYHQWIRIRNPNFGTNTVFGDSENKILETTPGRVRFNEIWPAGLGFINRTVGKKQMSDVIWRCYQVAGQKGTVQTLDALKSLGFREATRSGTSIGIVDMVVPEEKPAIIKDAYEQVEKVTKQYRNGVITDGERYQKVVDIWTHATDTIASALYRKIEFNDGKPGASPLFMMVDSGARGNKSQIKQLSGMRGLMAKPSGEIIERPITSNFREGLSVLEYFISTHGARKGLADTALKTADSGYMTRKLVDVAQDVIVTVQDCGTASGIIVAPIYDGDEEAASLATRIYGRTSCEQVKDPVTGQIVLDYDQLVDENSAKAVERIGYEKLKIRSVLTCESKRGCCAKCYGLNLATGKPVKIGEAVGIIAAQSIGEPGTQLTMRTFHVGGVAAATFKQPIIKAKNTGRVVYKDLRVVESAEGKWVVLNKNGSISIRDKDGLELESHMIVIGSVIEIKDGDDVKKADTVATWDPYNVPILTEKPGKVEFRDMISGITVTNETDKETGKKVMVVTEHKEDLHPQVVIVDEKTKEVRASYSIPVGAHLSVKEGEVVTGGTQLAKTPRKVARTKDITGGLPRVAELFEARKPKDACVIAKIEGEVSFGGTVRGKKKVIVTDTDSGEQVEHLVPMGRHIIVTDGDRVKRGDQITEGPVSPEDLLEACGAQELQEHLVNEVQSVYRVQGVEINDKHIEIIIRQMLRKVKITDPGDADQLLWGDQIDRSAFNRINESIVANGGKPAEAEPVLLGITKASLETDSFISAASFQDTTRVLTEAATLGKVDYLTGFKENVIMGHLIPAGSGFESHRDSDIEFTVEEPEPLFIPEAPESEDAVTVESA comes from the coding sequence ATGAACGTTGACACCAACCTTCGCGAACTTTTCGGCGTGGACGAGCGGCCGGAGGCCTTTGACCAGGTTTCCATCACGGTCGCATCCCCGGACGTGATCCGGTCTTGGTCCAAGGGGGAAGTGAAGAACCCCGAGACCATCAACTACCGTACCTTCAAGCCCGAGAAAGGCGGCCTCTTCTGCGAGCGGATCTTCGGACCGACCCGCGACTGGGAGTGCGCCTGCGGCAAGTACAAGCGCATCAAGCACAAGGGCGTGGTCTGTGACCGCTGCGGTGTGGAAGTGACGCTGAGCCGCGTGCGCCGCGAGCGCATGGGCCACATCGAGCTGGCCGTGCCCGTCTCGCACATCTGGTTCTACAAGTGCATGCCGTCCCGCATCGGCCTGGTGCTGGACATCAGCGCCCGCCATCTCGAGCGCGTCATCTACTACGAGGACTACGTCGTCACCGAGCCGGGTAACACCCCGCTTGAGCGCGGCCAACTCCTTACCGAAAACGAACTCCGTGATGCCGAAGATGCTTACGGCGAGTCTTCCTTCCGCGCCTCGATGGGTGCGGAAGCCATCCAAGACCTGCTCGCGCAGGTGGATCTGGTGGACCTTGCCAAGCAGCTTGAGCAGGAGCTTGAGACCACCCGCTCGAAGCAGAACAAGAAGAAGCTCTCGAAGCGCCTCAAGATCACCCAAGGCTTCGCCCAGTCGAAGTCCCGTCCGGAATGGATGATCCAGACCGTTCTTCCCGTGATCCCGCCGGACCTTCGTCCGTTGGTTCCGCTGGAAGGTGGCCGCTTCGCGACCTCCGACCTGAACGACCTGTATCGCCGCGTCATCAACCGTAACAACCGTCTCAAGAACCTCCTCCAGCTAAAGACGCCGGAGGTCATCATCCGCAACGAAAAGCGGATGCTGCAAGAGGCTGTTGACGCGCTCTTCGACAACGGCCGCCATGGCCGTGCCGTGACCGGTGCCGGCAACCGTCCGCTCAAGTCCCTCAGCGACATGCTGAAGGGCAAGGGTGGCCGCTTCCGCCAGAACCTGCTCGGCAAGCGTGTGGACTACTCCGGTCGTTCCGTGATCGTGATCGGTCCGGACCTCACCCTCAACCAGTGCGGTCTGCCGAAGAAGATGGCTCTTACCTTGTTCGAGCCCTTCATCATCCGTCGCCTGAAGGAGCTGGGTTACTGCCACACGGTCCGCTCGGCCAAGAAGATGATCGATCGCAAGACCCCGGAAGTCTGGGACATCCTTGCGGAAGTGACCAAGGGTCACCCGGTCTTCCTGAACCGCGCGCCCACGCTGCACCGTCTCTCGATCCAAGCTTTCGAACCGAAGCTGATCGAAGGTGAGGCGATCCGCGTTCACCCGCTGGTCTGCACGGCATATAACGCCGACTTCGACGGTGACCAGATGGCCGTGCACGTGCCGCTCTCGGTGGAAGCCCAGATGGAAGCGCGCCAGCTGATGCTTGCGCCGAACAACATCTTCTCTCCCGCCTCCGGCCGCCCGATCACCACGCCGTCGCAGGACATCATTCTGGGTGCCTACTACCTGACTTGGGCTCCGGTGCGCACGCAGAAGGATCGCGAAAAGCAGGAGCACCTCCCGCTGTTCGAGAACTCTTCGGAAGTTGAATTCGCGATCGCGTCCCGCAAGGTGGGTTACCACCAGTGGATCCGCATCCGTAACCCCAACTTCGGGACCAACACCGTCTTCGGCGACAGCGAGAACAAGATTCTGGAGACCACTCCGGGTCGTGTCCGCTTCAACGAGATCTGGCCTGCTGGCCTTGGCTTCATCAACCGCACCGTCGGTAAGAAGCAGATGTCCGACGTCATCTGGCGCTGCTACCAAGTGGCTGGCCAGAAGGGCACGGTCCAGACGCTGGATGCGCTGAAGAGCCTCGGTTTCCGCGAAGCTACCCGTTCCGGTACGTCGATCGGTATCGTGGACATGGTGGTTCCGGAAGAAAAGCCGGCGATCATCAAGGATGCCTACGAGCAGGTCGAGAAGGTCACCAAGCAGTACCGCAACGGTGTGATCACCGATGGCGAGCGCTACCAGAAGGTCGTCGACATCTGGACGCACGCCACCGACACCATCGCCTCCGCGCTCTATCGCAAGATCGAGTTCAACGACGGCAAGCCGGGCGCGAGCCCGCTGTTCATGATGGTGGACTCCGGTGCACGTGGTAACAAGAGCCAGATCAAGCAGCTCTCCGGGATGCGCGGCCTTATGGCCAAGCCGTCCGGTGAAATTATCGAGCGCCCGATCACCTCGAACTTCCGCGAAGGTCTGTCGGTGCTCGAGTACTTCATCTCGACTCACGGCGCCCGCAAGGGTCTGGCGGATACCGCACTCAAGACGGCGGACTCCGGTTACATGACCCGCAAGCTCGTGGACGTGGCGCAAGACGTCATCGTCACCGTGCAGGATTGCGGCACCGCCAGCGGCATCATCGTGGCGCCGATCTATGACGGCGACGAAGAGGCAGCCTCGCTTGCCACCCGTATCTACGGCCGCACCTCGTGCGAGCAGGTGAAGGATCCGGTGACCGGCCAGATCGTGCTCGATTACGACCAACTCGTGGACGAAAACTCCGCGAAGGCCGTCGAGCGTATCGGTTACGAGAAGCTCAAGATCCGCTCCGTGCTCACTTGTGAGTCGAAGCGCGGTTGTTGCGCCAAGTGCTACGGCCTGAACCTCGCCACCGGCAAGCCGGTGAAGATTGGTGAAGCCGTGGGTATCATCGCCGCCCAGTCGATCGGTGAGCCCGGCACGCAGCTGACGATGCGTACCTTCCACGTCGGTGGTGTGGCTGCCGCAACGTTCAAGCAGCCGATCATCAAGGCCAAGAACACCGGCCGCGTGGTTTACAAGGACCTCCGCGTCGTCGAAAGCGCCGAAGGGAAGTGGGTCGTTCTGAACAAGAACGGTTCCATCTCCATCCGTGACAAGGACGGCCTTGAGCTGGAAAGCCACATGATCGTCATCGGTTCCGTCATCGAGATCAAGGATGGCGACGATGTGAAGAAGGCAGACACGGTCGCGACCTGGGACCCCTACAACGTGCCGATCCTTACGGAGAAGCCGGGTAAGGTTGAGTTCCGCGACATGATCTCCGGCATCACCGTCACCAACGAGACCGACAAGGAAACCGGCAAGAAGGTCATGGTGGTCACCGAGCACAAGGAAGACCTCCATCCGCAGGTGGTGATCGTGGACGAGAAGACCAAGGAAGTCCGCGCGTCTTACTCGATTCCGGTCGGCGCTCACCTTTCCGTCAAGGAAGGCGAAGTGGTCACGGGGGGCACGCAGCTCGCCAAGACCCCGCGCAAGGTGGCCCGTACCAAGGACATCACCGGTGGTCTCCCACGTGTTGCCGAGCTCTTCGAAGCCCGCAAGCCGAAGGATGCCTGCGTGATCGCGAAGATCGAGGGTGAGGTCTCCTTTGGTGGCACCGTCCGCGGCAAGAAGAAGGTCATCGTCACCGACACCGACTCCGGCGAACAGGTCGAGCACCTCGTGCCGATGGGTCGCCACATCATCGTGACCGATGGTGACCGCGTGAAGCGTGGTGACCAGATCACGGAAGGTCCCGTGTCTCCGGAAGACCTCCTCGAGGCTTGCGGTGCCCAGGAACTCCAAGAGCACTTGGTGAACGAGGTGCAGTCCGTTTACCGCGTCCAAGGCGTGGAAATTAACGACAAGCACATCGAGATCATCATCCGCCAGATGCTGCGCAAGGTGAAGATCACCGACCCGGGCGATGCGGACCAGCTGCTCTGGGGCGACCAGATCGACCGTTCTGCCTTCAACCGGATCAACGAGTCCATCGTGGCCAACGGTGGCAAGCCGGCGGAAGCCGAGCCTGTCCTCCTGGGGATCACCAAGGCCTCGCTGGAAACCGACTCCTTCATCTCCGCGGCGTCCTTCCAGGACACCACGCGCGTGCTGACGGAAGCGGCGACCCTCGGCAAGGTGGACTACCTCACCGGCTTCAAGGAAAACGTGATCATGGGTCACCTCATCCCGGCTGGCTCCGGTTTCGAATCGCACCGCGATTCCGACATCGAGTTCACCGTGGAAGAGCCGGAGCCGCTCTTCATTCCGGAAGCCCCGGAATCGGAAGACGCCGTGACGGTCGAGAGCGCTTGA
- the ypfJ gene encoding KPN_02809 family neutral zinc metallopeptidase produces MRWKNLRRSENVDDQRGRGGGGGGIALGGVGTLVLIVLALIFGFDPTPLLQQQGGGGGPVQEQSMSPEDQERVEFVKAVLGSTEDVWNEEFAKMGKRYEEPKLILFTNQVRSGCGFAGAQMGPFYCPADRTVYIDLSFFRELHERFGAPGDFAQAYVIAHEVGHHVQNLLGISDQVHQARQRSSEAEGNQLSVRLELQADFLAGMWARKGQQRFDFLEQGDLEEALNAANRIGDDTLQRQAQGHVVPDSFTHGSSEQRVRWFKKGLESDRFDPNNTFQTRDL; encoded by the coding sequence ATGCGCTGGAAAAATCTGCGTCGGAGCGAGAATGTGGACGATCAACGCGGACGCGGCGGTGGTGGAGGAGGAATCGCACTTGGTGGAGTCGGTACGCTGGTGCTGATCGTTCTCGCTTTGATTTTCGGATTTGATCCGACGCCCCTGCTCCAGCAGCAGGGCGGGGGAGGAGGGCCGGTCCAAGAGCAATCCATGTCTCCCGAGGATCAGGAGCGGGTGGAATTCGTGAAGGCGGTCTTGGGAAGTACCGAGGATGTGTGGAATGAGGAGTTTGCCAAGATGGGCAAGCGCTATGAGGAGCCCAAGCTGATCCTTTTCACAAACCAGGTGCGGAGTGGCTGTGGCTTCGCGGGAGCGCAGATGGGGCCTTTTTATTGTCCGGCGGATCGCACCGTTTACATCGACCTTTCTTTCTTCCGGGAGTTGCACGAGCGCTTCGGGGCGCCGGGGGATTTCGCCCAAGCTTATGTGATCGCTCATGAAGTGGGACACCATGTCCAGAACCTGTTAGGTATTTCGGATCAGGTTCATCAGGCACGCCAGAGGAGCAGCGAAGCGGAGGGAAACCAACTCTCCGTGCGTCTTGAGCTCCAAGCGGACTTCCTTGCCGGGATGTGGGCCCGGAAGGGGCAACAGCGCTTCGATTTTCTGGAACAAGGAGATCTTGAGGAGGCTCTCAATGCTGCAAATCGCATCGGTGACGATACCTTGCAGCGTCAAGCGCAGGGCCATGTCGTGCCGGATTCCTTCACTCACGGCAGCTCGGAGCAGCGAGTCCGCTGGTTCAAGAAAGGACTCGAGAGCGATCGCTTCGATCCGAACAATACCTTCCAGACGCGGGACCTTTGA